One part of the Candidatus Methylomirabilis tolerans genome encodes these proteins:
- the ychF gene encoding redox-regulated ATPase YchF: protein MRIGVIGLPASGKSTVYGLLTHGQPSHQTGQLGEASISVVKVPDPRLDRLALMFKPKKLTPASFELVDFAPLVKESSKSASPGGQLLPQMRQTTALLMVVRAFKDERVPHIEGRVDPAKDAATLQTELILGDLDVVEKRIARIEEAMRKGKKGESPQELALLRRCYALLQEEQPLRGISLTAEDERLLRGFQFLTAKPSLLVVNTGEEAGGEPADLGALPVMGSSQPAPMALSAKLESELADLNPDEASAFSAELGLGASAAPQLRQACYDLLGLTTFFTVGSDEVRAWMIPQGATALQAAGAIHSDLEKGFIRAEVVAYEALIRCGSLAAARHEGVLRLEGKEYLVADGDIMTIRFNV from the coding sequence TGTCATTGGGCTGCCGGCCTCCGGCAAGAGTACCGTTTACGGGCTGCTGACCCACGGCCAGCCAAGCCATCAGACGGGCCAGTTGGGGGAGGCTTCGATCTCCGTGGTCAAGGTCCCAGATCCCCGCCTTGACCGCCTGGCTCTCATGTTCAAACCGAAAAAGCTCACACCGGCCAGTTTTGAGCTCGTAGACTTCGCCCCGCTCGTGAAAGAATCCAGCAAATCTGCAAGCCCTGGCGGACAGCTCCTTCCTCAGATGCGGCAGACCACTGCCCTTCTCATGGTCGTTCGGGCCTTCAAGGATGAGCGGGTCCCACACATCGAAGGGCGCGTCGATCCGGCCAAGGATGCGGCAACGCTGCAAACTGAGCTGATCCTGGGCGATCTGGATGTCGTAGAGAAGCGAATCGCCAGGATCGAAGAGGCGATGCGAAAGGGAAAGAAGGGCGAGAGCCCTCAGGAACTGGCCCTCTTGAGACGATGCTACGCATTACTACAGGAGGAACAGCCGCTGCGAGGGATATCACTGACTGCTGAAGATGAGCGGCTGCTTCGCGGCTTTCAGTTCCTCACGGCCAAGCCGAGCCTCCTGGTGGTCAATACCGGTGAAGAGGCTGGCGGAGAACCCGCCGATCTTGGAGCCCTGCCGGTGATGGGGAGTTCTCAGCCGGCCCCGATGGCCCTATCGGCCAAGCTGGAATCGGAGTTAGCGGATCTGAACCCCGATGAAGCAAGCGCCTTCTCTGCCGAACTCGGCCTGGGGGCTTCTGCGGCGCCGCAGTTGCGTCAGGCCTGCTATGACCTCCTGGGACTCACGACATTCTTTACCGTCGGCAGCGACGAGGTGCGGGCATGGATGATTCCGCAAGGCGCGACGGCGCTACAGGCGGCCGGGGCCATCCATAGTGACCTGGAAAAGGGGTTCATTAGAGCAGAGGTGGTGGCCTATGAGGCGCTCATCCGCTGCGGATCGCTGGCAGCGGCTCGACACGAAGGGGTGCTGCGGCTTGAAGGGAAAGAGTACCTCGTGGCTGACGGCGACATCATGACGATCCGGTTCAATGTCTGA